One genomic region from Alteromonas pelagimontana encodes:
- a CDS encoding lipopolysaccharide biosynthesis protein codes for MARLLQQSVILTGNVFQPMSLKAKSIAGAFFSLSANGFAQIINFIVYAIMARILGVEEFGLVAICLMVVEFCNLFVTVGISQNLIQRKEWDNDFASLSFWVLMVVSAGIAALIFAVAVPIAYYTYSELAAQLIAALAIIPISNGFRLIHKSKLEREFQNKKLAAYDTAGVIIGGIVSVVTALQGFGAWAIIYGKVAQSVVSTALTCAKSDFRPQKVKDKSHLPEIISFSKPLIAMSFVNFFSQKTSNIVIAFFLGAATFAYSSVARQGFSVINNLTFQPLNRIALAGLARVDELRLKKTFNRIVSMTAIFVTPIYFGIGAVAHPFIDLVFGDKWTSSAYLLSILAIMAPTQVMAYYLPNLLISRGLPGQAFKLNMINLVVNMALPIMAVPWGLYAVIVALVVANYVTVILKFNVVKKHLGIGISDAIKHTWMFSLAGFTMFASVLYLERMHVLPITNVFLELAALVGIGAIIYGLILLLFFRQKTFSVIGELKRNPMPKKVVKDNQVEA; via the coding sequence TTGGCTCGCCTATTGCAACAATCAGTTATTCTTACAGGGAACGTATTTCAGCCCATGTCGTTAAAAGCCAAATCCATTGCCGGGGCATTTTTCAGTTTATCTGCCAACGGCTTTGCACAAATCATAAATTTTATTGTTTACGCCATTATGGCTCGCATTCTCGGCGTAGAAGAATTCGGCCTGGTCGCCATTTGTTTAATGGTGGTGGAGTTTTGTAATTTATTTGTCACTGTGGGTATAAGCCAGAATCTTATTCAGCGCAAAGAGTGGGACAACGATTTTGCCAGTCTCTCATTTTGGGTACTGATGGTGGTCTCGGCAGGCATTGCGGCGCTGATCTTTGCCGTAGCAGTGCCTATAGCTTATTACACCTACTCTGAGCTGGCGGCGCAACTTATTGCCGCACTTGCCATCATTCCCATTTCTAATGGATTCAGATTAATTCATAAATCCAAGCTGGAGCGGGAATTCCAAAATAAGAAATTAGCGGCTTACGATACCGCTGGCGTAATAATCGGCGGTATTGTGTCTGTAGTAACAGCCTTGCAGGGTTTCGGAGCCTGGGCGATTATCTATGGGAAGGTTGCGCAAAGCGTGGTGTCTACCGCGTTAACCTGTGCCAAATCTGATTTTCGTCCGCAAAAGGTCAAAGACAAAAGTCATCTACCGGAAATTATTTCTTTTTCTAAACCGCTTATTGCAATGTCTTTCGTAAACTTCTTTTCGCAGAAAACATCTAATATCGTGATTGCGTTTTTCCTCGGCGCCGCGACTTTTGCTTATTCATCAGTGGCCAGACAAGGCTTTTCTGTGATTAACAATCTTACCTTCCAGCCGTTAAACAGAATAGCACTGGCTGGGTTAGCGCGGGTTGACGAACTACGGTTGAAGAAAACTTTTAATCGAATCGTCAGCATGACTGCTATATTTGTTACCCCTATTTATTTTGGAATTGGCGCAGTTGCTCATCCTTTTATCGATTTGGTGTTTGGCGATAAATGGACTTCCAGTGCGTATCTTTTGTCTATTCTTGCCATCATGGCTCCCACACAGGTAATGGCTTACTACTTACCTAATCTGCTAATTTCCCGCGGATTACCGGGCCAGGCATTCAAGCTGAACATGATTAACCTTGTGGTGAATATGGCTCTGCCAATTATGGCGGTTCCATGGGGGCTATATGCGGTTATTGTTGCACTGGTCGTGGCGAATTACGTCACTGTGATTCTGAAGTTTAATGTGGTGAAGAAGCATTTAGGCATTGGAATTAGCGATGCCATTAAACATACCTGGATGTTTTCATTAGCGGGATTTACCATGTTTGCCAGCGTGCTTTATCTTGAGCGTATGCATGTGCTGCCTATTACCAACGTCTTTCTTGAACTAGCGGCCTTGGTAGGTATTGGAGCGATAATTTACGGTCTTATCCTGTTATTGTTCTTCCGACAAAAAACCTTCTCTGTCATTGGCGAACTTAAAAGGAATCCTATGCCAAAGAAGGTCGTAAAAGATAATCAGGTAGAGGCGTGA
- a CDS encoding polysaccharide pyruvyl transferase family protein, with translation MFYNWAVKQKHKEEKKLIFWWQSKKDPRPNIGDYVAYDLVNRIIAMKGKQITDKKDHSNKLVSVGSVLHFANTGDTIWGTGLNKKMADKVNRFKKLDVRAVRGPLTRDYLMKRDIEVPQIYGDPAILLPYFYPKKLMEQPQKKDFIIINHMNDDMAKYAGHEEHLVTPMQYPGSFIESIVNSKLVISSSLHGVIIAEAYGVPAIFFDSGSGEAMFKYEDYYQGTGRRDIPKVTTIEEALSREIVSPPDFTPIAKKLYNAFPFDLWM, from the coding sequence ATGTTTTATAACTGGGCAGTAAAACAAAAGCATAAAGAAGAGAAAAAGCTGATTTTCTGGTGGCAGTCCAAGAAGGACCCTCGCCCCAATATCGGCGATTATGTCGCGTACGACTTGGTTAATCGAATCATTGCTATGAAAGGAAAGCAGATTACCGACAAAAAAGATCATAGCAACAAGCTGGTCAGTGTAGGATCTGTTTTGCACTTCGCCAACACCGGTGACACTATCTGGGGCACGGGTTTAAATAAAAAAATGGCTGACAAAGTTAATCGCTTTAAAAAGTTGGACGTGCGCGCCGTACGCGGGCCGTTAACCCGTGATTACCTGATGAAGCGCGACATTGAAGTACCGCAAATCTATGGCGACCCGGCCATTTTGCTTCCGTACTTTTACCCTAAAAAGTTAATGGAGCAACCGCAGAAAAAAGACTTCATCATTATCAATCATATGAATGATGACATGGCTAAATATGCAGGTCATGAGGAGCACTTAGTCACACCGATGCAATATCCCGGTTCTTTCATTGAAAGCATCGTCAATTCAAAGCTGGTCATTTCCAGCAGCTTGCATGGGGTAATTATTGCAGAAGCCTACGGCGTCCCTGCTATCTTCTTTGACTCGGGAAGTGGCGAAGCTATGTTTAAGTACGAGGATTATTATCAGGGAACCGGCCGTAGAGACATTCCCAAAGTAACGACTATTGAAGAAGCGTTAAGCCGCGAAATAGTCTCGCCACCAGATTTCACTCCTATTGCGAAAAAACTGTACAACGCGTTTCCGTTTGATTTATGGATGTAA
- a CDS encoding Stf0 family sulfotransferase gives MELYEDQFADKYDYPHQTATSKILVIASTVRSGSHMLGHVLRETGAFGFPLEYVNAKNLEKWKKKFGVNDVASVLQELKARRTSTNGVFGIKIHYSHVQAAFGGFEKLKQLLPQAYFVLLSRDDVVAQAISLAIARQTGSWIAGQGDSDKTPEYRFEEIDNGLRRVIFENASWRYTFAATGSRYMELNFKDVKADPASAVLRIADFMDLQIDPQSVPMAPVTKKQSKAINQQWSERFHKEFNGNDELMRYNGESVIHRLARRFS, from the coding sequence ATGGAGCTCTACGAGGATCAGTTTGCGGATAAATACGATTATCCTCATCAGACGGCGACCAGTAAAATTCTGGTTATTGCATCAACGGTTCGCTCTGGTAGCCATATGCTAGGTCATGTGTTGCGCGAGACGGGTGCATTTGGTTTTCCGCTTGAGTACGTAAACGCCAAAAACCTTGAGAAGTGGAAGAAAAAGTTCGGTGTAAATGATGTAGCCTCTGTATTGCAAGAGCTCAAGGCCAGACGTACTTCTACGAACGGTGTGTTTGGCATTAAAATTCATTATTCTCACGTACAAGCGGCGTTTGGCGGGTTTGAAAAATTAAAGCAACTGCTACCTCAGGCATATTTTGTTTTACTTAGTCGCGATGATGTAGTGGCACAGGCCATTTCCTTAGCCATTGCACGCCAAACCGGATCATGGATAGCCGGGCAGGGTGACAGTGACAAAACGCCGGAATACCGTTTTGAGGAAATTGATAACGGGCTACGGCGAGTGATATTTGAAAACGCATCCTGGCGTTACACTTTTGCTGCTACCGGCAGCCGGTATATGGAGCTGAATTTTAAGGACGTAAAAGCCGATCCTGCCAGCGCTGTATTACGCATTGCTGACTTCATGGACCTGCAAATTGATCCTCAGTCTGTTCCCATGGCGCCGGTGACTAAGAAGCAGAGTAAAGCGATAAACCAGCAGTGGTCAGAGCGTTTTCATAAAGAATTTAATGGGAATGACGAACTTATGCGCTACAACGGCGAAAGCGTCATTCATAGATTAGCCAGAAGATTTTCTTAA
- a CDS encoding glycosyltransferase family 2 protein yields the protein MSLTVSVVITTFNRPAELKEALDGVFAQIVQPLEVIVVNDASSLPYDDVIKEFSDKTNFVHKLLPESSGANKARNIGVDSAVGDIIAFLDDDDIWMPDYLLEHVKAYEDGADAVVSGYQNLGKESEIYVQPSPVVDADVLRTGNQYCGMSGFSIRRQLALKERFDETLPNGQDWDMYVRLYQLGYKLVNIPRAIFYYRFMNMDGIGAKVASMTPEEAVSRLRSAQKHKLFLGKTHYRKRVAAQLLVYLPLKKHKVKWVTKSIHMAGLKVTLSHIANVTLKKLRQRA from the coding sequence ATGAGCTTAACTGTTAGCGTAGTAATAACCACATTTAACCGACCGGCAGAATTGAAAGAAGCGTTGGACGGTGTTTTTGCTCAGATTGTGCAACCATTAGAAGTGATTGTTGTTAATGATGCATCTTCCTTGCCATATGATGATGTAATTAAAGAATTTTCTGACAAGACCAATTTTGTTCATAAGCTGTTACCAGAATCGTCGGGTGCAAATAAGGCGCGGAACATCGGTGTGGATTCAGCGGTCGGCGACATTATCGCTTTTCTTGACGATGACGACATCTGGATGCCGGATTACTTACTTGAGCATGTTAAAGCGTATGAAGATGGCGCCGATGCGGTGGTCAGCGGCTATCAAAACTTAGGGAAAGAAAGCGAAATTTACGTCCAACCTTCTCCGGTTGTCGACGCAGACGTTTTACGTACAGGGAACCAGTATTGTGGAATGAGCGGGTTTAGTATTCGCCGCCAATTGGCCTTGAAAGAGCGGTTTGATGAGACACTGCCGAACGGACAGGATTGGGACATGTATGTTCGTCTGTATCAGTTGGGATATAAACTGGTGAATATTCCTCGGGCGATTTTCTACTATCGCTTTATGAACATGGATGGTATCGGCGCAAAAGTTGCCAGCATGACACCAGAAGAGGCGGTTTCACGCTTACGTTCGGCCCAGAAACACAAACTGTTTCTTGGAAAAACCCATTACAGAAAGAGGGTTGCGGCGCAGTTACTGGTCTATCTGCCACTGAAAAAGCATAAGGTAAAGTGGGTAACAAAATCCATTCACATGGCGGGTTTGAAAGTGACCCTCAGTCATATCGCCAACGTAACATTGAAGAAGCTAAGACAGCGAGCCTAA